In Rosa chinensis cultivar Old Blush chromosome 1, RchiOBHm-V2, whole genome shotgun sequence, a genomic segment contains:
- the LOC121049490 gene encoding transcription factor MYB3R-3-like: MVQVKECDPNMEKGVLLSLSPPVSDSSGDNTALKPASAQLRMTGPTRRSTKGGWTEEEDRILADAVEKHNGKNWKRIAECVRGRTDVQCLHRWQKVLSPDLVKGFWSKEEDDLIIELVAKQGNKKWSEIAKSLPGRIGKQCRERWHNHLNPDIKRTAWTNEEEKILIESHKAYGNKWAEIAKLLPGRTENSIKNHWNCSVKKKLELRSFHISNMESHKIKAGVRKTEAVRQSLDRIANFDKNVETCSINLDLVLGTPKGREIQIKSLDKGNRGWLTKGAGADNMIKSSPSNLYYDRAAAAYGLNVEQRKEIYHNYGRLRDSHYLSAKQSIKACTTSSCDLWGFPYFHGKNHKPNHPMSLLNNCSDSFDYNRGAGNFLKKPDRPITVERLHESCKVSQAYEETKDAGGATEHSEASNPGCLCYRPLQQEDLNYFLKNGEFPSTDSYIQTAFSSVSLCTPPSQDRGISVDCNDPDSTLRSAARTFKSSPSILRKRRHPISRQSLNSEHHYVISEEISNNSRNSLNILSPCGETKFHCMARSNVKKLFLSPQKSQKL; this comes from the exons aTGGTGCAAGTCAAAGAATGTGATCCTAACATGGAAAAGGGGGTTTTACTTTCTTTGAGTCCTCCGGTATCGGATAGCAGTGGAGATAACACAGCTCTCAAGCCAGCCTCTGCTCAACT GAGAATGACAGGCCCTACGAGACGATCAACAAAGGGAGGCTGGACAGAGGAAGAG GATAGAATTCTAGCAGATGCTGTCGAGAAGCACAATGGCAAGAACTGGAAAAGGATTG CTGAATGTGTTCGTGGCAGAACAGATGTTCAGTGCCTTCATCGCTGGCAGAAAGTCCTCTCACCTGATCTTGTTAAAGGATTTTGGTCTAAGGAG GAAGATGATCTAATAATTGAGTTAGTCGCAAAGCAGGGGAATAAGAAATGGTCTGAAATAGCAAAGTCCTTGCCAGGCCGTATAGGCAAGCAATGTCGAGAGAG GTGGCACAACCATTTAAATCCAGATATAAAAAGAACTGCATGgacaaatgaagaagaaaagattcTAATTGAGTCGCATAAAGCCTATGGGAACAAATGGGCTGAAATAGCAAAGCTTCTGCCTGGAAG GACAGAAAATTCAATAAAGAACCACTGGAACTGCTCAGTTAAGAAAAAATTAGAGCTACGCTCATTCCATATATCTAATATGGAAAGTCATAAAATAAAAGCAGGAGTCAGAAAGACAGAGGCGGTAAGACAAAGTCTTGATCGGATAGCCAACTTCGATAAAAATGTGGAAACTTGTTCAATTAATCTTGATCTGGTTCTTGGAACTCCTAAAGGAAGGGAGATCCAGATAAAATCTTTGGACAAAGGAAATCGCGGTTGGCTTACAAAAGGAGCTGGTGCAGATAATATGATCAAATCATCACCTAGTAACCTTTATTACGATAGAGCTGCAGCTGCATATGGTCTAAATGTTGAACAACGGAAAGAAATTTATCATAACTATGGCAGGTTGAGAGACTCGCATTATTTATCTGCTAAACAATCAATCAAAGCTTGCACTACTTCTTCCTGTGATCTTTGGGGTTTTCCCTATTTTCATGGAAAGAATCATAAACCCAATCACCCTATGAGTTTGTTGAATAATTGCTCAGATTCTTTTGACTACAATAGAGGAGCTGGAAATTTTCTCAAGAAACCAGATCGTCCTATTACAGTTGAGAGATTACATGAATCTTGTAAAGTATCACAAG CTTATGAGGAAACTAAAGATGCTGGTGGAGCTACTGAGCATTCAGAGGCTTCAAACCCTGGTTGCTTGTGCTATAGGCCACTCCAACAAGAGGATTTGAACTATTTTTTAAAAAATGGTGAATTCCCAAGCACAGATAGTTACATCCAGACAGCATTTAGTTCAGTTTCCTTATGCACCCCACCAAGCCAAGACAGAGGAATATCTGTTGATTGTAATGATCCAGATTCCACATTGAGAAGTGCAGCAAGGACTTTTAAGAGTTCGCCATCTATCCTAAGAAAACGAAGACATCCAATTTCCAGACAAAGTCTCAACTCAGAGCATCACTATGTCATCTCAGAAGAAATTAGCAATAACTCCAGAAACAGCCTCAACATTCTAAGTCCATGTGGTGAGACAAAATTCCATTGCATGGCTCGATCAAATGTCAAAAAACTTTTCCTCTCTCCTCAAAAGTCTCAGAAGCTTTAG
- the LOC112181752 gene encoding elicitor-responsive protein 3, protein MAYGTLEVVLVDAKHLHNTGFLTKMDPYVIFSVKTQEKISTVAKGQGSNPEWNESFLFTVTDDVSELRLKIMDKDTFTADDFVGEATIPLDPALFVHGSLPPTSYNVVNKHQKYCGEIKIGLNFTPDPQNY, encoded by the exons ATGGCCTACGGGACTCTTGAAGTTGTTCTTGTTGATGCCAAACACCTCCACAACACTGGTTTTCTCA CTAAAATGGATCCCTATGTCATTTTCTCTGTGAAGACCCAAGAGAAAATAAGCACTGTGGCCAAAG GCCAAGGATCTAACCCAGAATGGAATGAAAGTTTCTTATTCACAGTGACTGATGATGTGTCCGAACTTCGTTTGAAAATAATGGACAAAGATACCTTCACCGCAGATGATTTTGTTGGAGAAGCAAC CATTCCTCTAGACCCAGCATTGTTCGTTCATGGAAGCCTTCCACCAACTTCATACAATGTTGTCAACAAGCACCAGAAATATTGCGGAGaaatcaaaataggactcaaTTTCACTCCTGATCCTCAG AACTATTGA
- the LOC112181751 gene encoding 16 kDa phloem protein 2 — MPYGTLEVVLVDAKDLYDTASFLTKMDPYVIFTVKTQEKTSTVAQGEGTNPEWNENFLFTVTDDVTELRLKIMDKDTFTADDFVGEATIPLEPQLFTEGSIPPTSYNVVSKHQKYRGEITIGLNFTPDPERY, encoded by the exons ATGCCTTACGGGACGCTTGAAGTTGTTCTCGTGGATGCCAAGGACCTCTACGACACTGCTAGTTTTCTCA CCAAAATGGATCCTTATGTCATTTTCACTGTCAAGACCCAAGAGAAAACAAGCACTGTGGCTCAAG GGGAAGGAACCAACCCGGAATGGAATGAAAATTTTTTATTTACAGTGACAGATGATGTGACCGAACTCCGTTTGAAAATAATGGACAAAGACACCTTCACCGCAGATGATTTTGTTGGAGAAGCAAC CATTCCTCTAGAGCCACAATTGTTCACTGAAGGAAGCATTCCACCAACTTCATACAATGTTGTCAGCAAGCACCAGAAGTACCGTGGAGAGATCACAATTGGGCTCAATTTCACTCCTGATCCTGAG AGATATTGA